A genomic region of Miscanthus floridulus cultivar M001 chromosome 3, ASM1932011v1, whole genome shotgun sequence contains the following coding sequences:
- the LOC136543454 gene encoding subtilisin-like protease SBT4.3 has translation MNTPGNAGTNDLKYGARQLNPTKARDPGLMYDVSEGDYIAMLCTQGYNATQLALIIGSNTTACSNGSTSTAAASAGDLNYPSMAARVDPWKNFTLVVPRTITNVGASGVAAVYDMKVIFTDPADNLAVAVAPSRLEFNTQTPKASFTVTVSGVVPAAGQVISAAVVWSNNEYQVRSPVVVYTDSDD, from the coding sequence ATGAACACGCCGGGCAATGCCGGAACAAACGACCTCAAGTACGGTGCCAGGCAGCTCAACCCAACCAAGGCACGTGACCCCGGGCTCATGTACGACGTGTCAGAAGGCGACTACATCGCCATGCTGTGCACGCAGGGGTACAACGCCACGCAGCTCGCGCTCATCATCGGCTCCAACACCACAGCCTGCTCCAATGGCTCCACATCGACAGCGGCCGCCTCCGCCGGTGATCTCAACTATCCGAGCATGGCTGCAcgagtggatccttggaagaactTCACCTTGGTCGTCCCACGGACCATCACTAACGTCGGAGCTTCAGGTGTGGCCGCCGTGTATGACATGAAGGTAATTTTTACCGATCCAGCGGATAACCTCGCAGTTGCCGTGGCGCCGAGCAGGCTGGAGTTCAACACGCAGACGCCGAAGGCCTCGTTTACTGTGACGGTGTCCGGCGTGGTGCCCGCGGCTGGCCAGGTCATCTCGGCAGCCGTCGTGTGGTCTAACAATGAGTACCAAGTGAGGAGCCCAGTGGTGGTGTACACAGACTCTGATGATTGA